From one Lycium barbarum isolate Lr01 chromosome 6, ASM1917538v2, whole genome shotgun sequence genomic stretch:
- the LOC132644298 gene encoding cullin-1-like: MTMSQPKIIEFEEGWEFMQKGITKLKKILEGQQLSFSSEEYMMLYQTIYSMCTQTPPNDYSQQLYDKYREEFEEYINSTVLPALREKNDEFMLREFVKRWENHKVMVRWLSRFFHYLDRSFIARRSLPALNEVGLTCFRDLIYQELNGKARNAVIVLIDQEREGEQIDRALLKNVLDIFVGIGMGVMEDYENDFEDAMLKDTAAYYSRKASSWIVEDSCPDYMLKAEECLKKEKDRVSHYLHVTSETKLLEKVQNELLAFQCMFVVYMLFDVVLLLLLPHSLLYTQVEDLSRTYRLFHRIPKGLEPVSNMFKQHVISEGMILVQHAEDSTSNKAESSGSGEEQVFVRKLIELHDKSQAYVTDCFANNPLFHKALKEVFEVFCNKIESGCSSAELLASYCDNILKKRGSEKLSDDAIEENVG; this comes from the exons ATGACAATGAGCCAACCGAAGATTATTGAGTTTGAGGAGGGATGGGAGTTTATGCAGAAGGGAATCACaaaattgaagaaaattttagaaggacaacaacttTCTTTCAGCTCTGAAGAGTACATGATGCTCTACCA AACTATATACAGCATGTGTACACAGACGCCCCCAAATGATTACTCACAGCAGTTGTATGACAAGTACAGGGAAGAATTTGAAGAATACATCAATTCTACT GTTCTGCCTGCTTTAAGAGAGAAGAATGATGAGTTTATGTTGAGGGAGTTTGTGAAACGATGGGAGAATCATAAAGTTATGGTCAGGTGGCTGTCacggttcttccattatctcgacCGATCTTTTATTGCCCGAAGGTCGCTACCTGCACTTAACGAAGTTGGTCTGACATGCTTTCGTGATCTG ATTTATCAGGAGCTGAACGGTAAAGCCAGAAATGCAGTTATTGTGTTG ATTGATCAAGAACGTGAGGGTGAGCAGATTGACAGAGCTTTATTGAAGAATGTGCTTGATATATTTGTTGGAATTGGAATGGGAGTAATGGAGGATTATGAGAATGACTTCGAAGATGCAATGCTTAAAGATACTGCAGCTTATTATTCTCGGAAAGCTTCAAGTTGGATCGTGGAAGATTCTTGTCCAGATTATATGTTGAAG GCCGAGGAGTGCTTGAAGAAAGAAAAGGATAGAGTGTCTCATTATCTCCATGTCACTAGTGAGACAAAACTTCTAGAG AAAGTGCAAAATGAATTATTGGCC TTTCAATGTATGTTTGTTGTTTACATGCTATTTGATGTTGTTCTCTTGCTCTTACTGCCCCACTCTCTTTTGTACACTCAGGTAGAGGATTTATCTCGAACGTATAGGCTATTCCACAGAATTCCTAAGGGATTGGAACCTGTTTCAAATATGTTTAAACAG CATGTGATTTCTGAAGGCATGATCTTGGTGCAACACGCTGAAGATTCGACAAGTAACAAG GCCGAAAGTTCTGGCTCAGGAGAGGA ACAGGTCTTTGTTAGAAAGTTGATTGAGCTTCACGATAAGTCCCAGGCTTATGTTACAGACTGTTTTGCTAATAACCCTCTCTTTCATAAG GCTCTCAAGGAGGTATTTGAGGTCTTTTGTAACAAGATTGAGTCTGGTTGTTCAAGTGCAGAGCTCCTCGCCTCTTATTGTGATAATATTCTTAAGAAAAGAGGGAGTGAAAAACTCAGTGATGATGCTATTGAGGAGAATGTTGGATAA
- the LOC132644297 gene encoding benzoate carboxyl methyltransferase-like — protein sequence MGQQKDRGVAEVMARGKFLHMNAGNGECSYARSSTLQRMVILKAKPVLEDAIRKMFNSGEFPKCFNMADLGCSSGPNTLFTVSNVMKIVQRLCHEKSCKMPEFQAYLNDLPDNDFNTLFKSIPLFYQNLKDGANCFISGMPGSFYERLFPTKTLQLVHSSYSLHWLSQSPEKIENNNSIYITRTSPPQVFEAYKKQFEKDFSRFLQLRSEEIVTGGHMLITFIGRSIPDPHGYHCVHLDLLSESLIDLVHEGLIEQAELDSFNYPFYSPYKDELKKIVEMEGSFDLDNLEIFQVNWDERDNDDDICFDAYSSGKHVAKTMRAVLEQMLVSHFQFGESIVDYLFERYAYHLACHLLVQKGKFCNIVISLRKK from the exons ATGGGACAGCAAAAAGATAGGGGTGTGGCAGAAGTAATGGCAAGGGGCAAATTTCTGCATATGAATGCAGGTAATGGAGAATGCAGTTATGCTAGAAGCTCTACTCTTCAG AGAATGGTAATACTAAAGGCAAAACCTGTTTTAGAAGATGCCATCAGGAAGATGTTCAATAGTGGTGAGTTTCCCAAGTGTTTTAATATGGCGGACTTGGGTTGCTCTTCAGGACCAAATACCCTTTTCACAGTGTCGAATGTTATGAAGATCGTACAAAGATTATGCCACGAGAAGAGCTGCAAAATGCCAGAGTTTCAAGCTTATCTCAATGATCTCCCTGATAATGACTTCAACACTCTTTTCAAATCGATTCCATTGTTCTATCAGAATCTCAAAGATGGAGCAAATTGTTTCATATCAGGCATGCCAGGTTCCTTTTATGAGAGGCTATTTCCTACCAAAACCTTGCAATTGGTTCACTCATCTTACAGTCTTCATTGGCTCTCCCAG TCTCCAGAAAAGATTGAGAACAACAATAGCATATACATAACAAGGACAAGTCCTCCTCAAGTATTTGAAGCCTACAAGAAGCAATTTGAAAAGGATTTTTCAAGGTTTCTGCAATTACGCTCCGAGGAAATAGTAACTGGTGGACACATGCTTATAACATTTATTGGAAGGAGCATTCCTGATCCCCATGGATATCACTGTGTTCATCTGGATCTTCTATCAGAGTCGCTCATAGATTTAGTGCATGAGGGACTTATTGAACAGGCAGAACTAGACTCCTTTAACTATCCTTTTTATTCACCATACAAGGATGAATTAAAAAAGATAGTTGAAATGGAAGGTTCATTTGATCTTGATAACCTAGAGATTTTCCAAGTGAACTGGGATGAGAGGGACAACGACGATGACATTTGTTTCGATGCCTATAGCAGCGGTAAACATGTAGCAAAAACCATGAGAGCTGTTTTAGAACAAATGCTTGTTAGCCATTTCCAATTTGGAGAGTCCATTGTTGACTATTTGTTTGAGAGATATGCCTATCATTTGGCTTGTCATTTGTTGGTTCAAAAAGGTAAATTTTGCAACATTGTCATATCTTTAAGAAAGAAATGA